Proteins encoded by one window of Conger conger chromosome 1, fConCon1.1, whole genome shotgun sequence:
- the LOC133138877 gene encoding ubiquitin-like FUBI-ribosomal protein eS30 fusion protein, with protein sequence MQLFLHGLNIHVLEVTGQESVQDIKVHIQDLEGVSVADQVLLLNGTPLDDGASLHHCGITEHCTLDVVARMLGGKVHGSLARAGKVRGQTPKVDKQEKKKKKTGRAKRRIQYNRRFVNVVPTFGKKKGPNANS encoded by the exons ATGCAGTTGTTTTTGCACGGGCTGAATATACACGTCTTGGAGGTGACGGGACAAGAGTCCGTTCAAGACATCAAG GTTCACATCCAAGACCTGGAAGGGGTGTCTGTGGCAGATCAGGTCTTGTTGCTGAATGGCACCCCGTTGGACGATGGTGCCTCTCTGCATCATTGCGGGATCACTGAGCACTGTACTCTGGATGTGGTGGCTAGGATGCTGGGAG GTAAAGTCCACGGGTCCCTAGCTCGTGCTGGCAAAGTACGAGGACAGACACCAAAG GTGGACaaacaggagaagaagaagaaaaagacgGGACGTGCTAAGCGCCGTATCCAGTACAATCGCCGTTTTGTTAATGTGGTGCCCACATTTGGCAAGAAGAAGGGCCCCAATGCAAATTCCTAA